The Brassica oleracea var. oleracea cultivar TO1000 chromosome C7, BOL, whole genome shotgun sequence sequence AGACCATCGTCGATGGTGAGAAAGACAACTGATTCCTAAAGATGTTTAAAGTTGATTAGCGAAACGTGCCGAGTTTAGTGGATGGAGAAGCTAGGAATGAAATACACTGATTTGAGAAATTTTGTTCAAATCGTACTTGTAACCGGGTCTAAATTCCCGTATTTCGGTTTGAATAAAATTTTAATTTAAATTAAAAAATCTATAAAAAAATTAAATTTTTAAAAACTAAAATACAAAATCTAAATTCTAACTATAATATCACTATTTGTGTTCTTCGAGAAACTAAAACATACGGCAAAGTCTAAAACTAAAAATTAAAAAAAAAAAAACTTAAAAGCCAAAAATCAAAAATATGAAAACACCTAAGTTTTTCTTAAGAAATAGAATTCAGAATTGACGTGAAAATAGAGCTTTTTAGAACATGTATGCCATTTGATCAAAAAAAAAAAAGATCATGTATGCCACTAGTGTCTGAGCATACATCCAGTATTTAACTTTCATGTTATGAACAATGTGGATTGCCATTAACCAAGACAAGAAGAGATGGCCTATCAGGCCACGACCAGGCCCAACCACAGCCGTGTCCAAGAGAAGAGAGAGAGAGCCGACTACAGGAGAGAGAAAGGCGGCTTAGAGAGAAAAGGAAACCATCTTTCCTTTTTCCTATTAGATGTTATCTTTCATTTTATGTATTTAGTAGATTTCCTATTTCATGTAGGATTAGGATAAGTACTCTTTCCATTTATCTCTATCTTGTAATCCTTATATAAGGGACCCCTTTTGATGATTAATAATACACACAAAATATTCAGTCTCAAACCCTTCGTTCACAACACGTTATCAGCACGAGGCTCTAGATCCTGAGACAAAACCCTAACCTAAAATCCGTCACATATAAACCCTAAATCAGGCGGAACTTCAAATCGATCGATCTCTCCAACCCCAACGAACCAGATGACGAGCCACATATCAAATTGAAGCTCTTGACGAGACGAATCCATCAGCAAAAACCGTTCGTCGATCCGATCTCCGACGCGCCCACACTCGTAGAAACAATACACGGCTCCGACTTAGTTCTTTGGAATCCTAATCCGAGCCTACAAGATTTTCTAGCCAACTTCAAATCCTATGGAAGATAAGTTTATCATACCTTAGTAGTTTGATGATATCTTGTTCAGATTATGGTGTTCATGTAATCTAATACTCCTTGTTTATTGTTTCATGAGCTGAGAGGAGTTGGTGCAAAGATCTAATCTCAACGAACCCTAATTTGTCCTAGCTCGCGTTCCAGCTCGTTAGCATCCGATCAGCTCCAGCCATAAGGTGTTCCTGATCCTAGACGACCTCAGCTTCCAGTTCACATCACAGGCAGCTCGAGTTTACAATCAACCAGCTCGCAGTCCGATCAGCCGCTCGCAAATGAAGCAACTCGCGACCCGATAGGAGGCAGCGTCTGTCCAGCTCGCGCCCGAGGTTTATCAGTCCATCTTGGAGGTCCGAGTTCTACAATCTGCAAGACAAAGGTAATCCTAATTCTGAGAACATGAATCGAACCTGGTTGTCTTGTAAAGATTGAAACCCTAAAAGATAATCTCTAAAACTAAAAACCATAGGATAATAGATCAATACCCTATGATTAAATCGAAGCTCTATAAGTTCGATCTAAACCTAAGAAAGAGATGGATCCATTGATCAATTAAAATCAGAGCCTTAAAGGTTTTTGAATCTCAATTCAAATCCCCTTGATCAAAGATCAAAGTTTTCGAAATCCCCTAAAACCCTAATTAGAAAATTGGTTTTAAATTTGATTTGAAACTTGAGTGTTTTTGACTGATCACCTAGAGCTGTAATTAGGATTGTTTCAAAACTTGAATCTGAATCTTGTTTAAACTAAAACCATAATTTCGAAGTTAAAGATCCTAAGGCCTTGAAACCCTTAATCGGTCATTTGAATGTTTTAAAACCCTAATCTCGATTTTAAAATTCTAAAGGCCTTGAAACCTTAATCTTATTTTGCTAAATCGATTTCTACTAAAGTTTAAATTAAAACCCTATATTTTATAAAGTAGAATCCAATTGATTAAGGTTGCTTGCATAAATGAGAGTTAGGTTGCTAGATTACTTGATACTAAAATCTAGTTGAATATTACCAAACCTTGAAATTAGTAAACCTAATAGAGATGCAACTATGCAATAGGATTAAATACATTTAGATTAATAATCCCCTATTGTATATAGCCGTATGGCCTAATACATTGTACACACTTGCGGCCTTGTGCCCTTGATTGATTAAAAGCCGTGTGGCTTAGTGTACATCTAAGAGGCCGAGTGGCCTAGCATCCGGATAGTCATATGACCCGGACTGCATCATGATCCGATCCTTAAGATCGTTGTATCACATAATAATCGTGAAAGTCTAAGGCAAAGCCGTATGGCCTTATATCCGGATTGATATATAAACCGGATTGTGTCATGAACCAATCTCTAGGATTGTTGTATCACACTAACATGGCCGTTTGACCTAATTGGCACCATGATCGATTGTTTTCGTAGATGCGTAAGACTTGTTTGTGGCCGAGCTTGATAAATACCATGCGGCCACATGATCACATTGTGAACCTAAATTTTAAATGACAATGTGACTCAGATATCGAAAAGGGACTTGGTGATACAATCACCAAGGACAACAATGAGAATGAATCGGTACAGGGCTGTAAGCATTATATTCTATCATCTCATTGAAGGTCTAAAAGATCAGTACATCACTATAGAAAATCCACTAGACTTTTGGGATGCTTAACAACATAGAAATTACCACCAGAAAACGGTGTTGCTTCCTAAGGCTAGAAATGACTAGAAGAATCTAAGATTCTTGGATTACAAAGTCATGGATGAGTACAACTCAGTCTTGTTTAAGACAGTCTCGATGCTGAGACTTTGTGGTGAAGTAGTAACCAAGGAAGAGTTACTAGAGAAGTCCTATTCCACATTCCATGTGTCGAAAGTCATACTGTAACAACAATATAGAATAAAAGGCTTAGCCACTTATACTGATCTGATTTTCAAAAGGACCAAATTTCGATACTACTAGTCTTATTGCTTTATGATTGCATTCGTGTTTACTTTAACCTAAGGATCATTCACGATTTATATGGAATTGGTTTTAAGTTTATTAAATCTTGCCTGATCTTACTTAAACATGTGAATGTTTTAAAGAGTTGCCTAAAGAGCATAAAACCAAGTAAGAAATCATGAATGGTATAGAAAGCCTAGTAGGAAACTATGGCTAAGGCATTTGCCTATAAGGCATTATATACACCCAAAGAAATATGGTCCATTGAAGTTATAATGAATGGTTTCCAACTAAGAAACAATGGGCAAGAAAGGTAACAAAGTTCCTTCAGATCTTTAAGAATAAAAACGCCTAAGACATTTGAAAGAAAGTGGTCGAGACTATACCGATGATCTCTACTGATTTATACTATGCTAAGGATCAGTATGATAAGAGGCAAGAGATGTGGTGACCATATTGAGAAACACCACGAAATTTTACACTATATGGCATGATAGGATTAGCCATCCTAGTATAGAACTTGATGCAAAAGATCAATATTGAAAAGACACAGAGTTATCCCGTAAAGATCTCACGTTGTGAAACATGTACACATAGGGAAACTCATTAGGCTTAATTATCCCAAAGCACCACGACCTTATAGTATGGTCATGAGGGGGAGAGAGGATAAACCCATGATCAATACTACAAGTTCGTGTACTATGGTCTAAACACCATGATATATGGCTCGGCCATTACTAGACCATAAAGGGCCATTACCCGGCCAAAGAGAGGCCATGATACAAAAAGCCAAACCAAAGAGGCCATCACCTATAATCAGCTTAGCCACGACTTGGCCATGACTTGGCCGTGACTTGTCTGAGAAGTGCATGCTTGTCCGTACACAGTCCATGACTCGGCCAAAAGAAGCCGAAGAGACCATAAGAGACAACAGTCTGGCCGCAAAAGCCATAACCGGTCCGGAAAGGCCATTACCTATAAAAGGTTCGGCCATTACCTATATGCTTGGGGACATTATGAATATACATGTACAGAATGATAATAAGCATCAGGCCATATAAGTGAGCATAGATATTCCCATCTAAAGAATGAATACGGGTCATTAAAACCAGACAAACCATCTTAAGAGATTCTGAGATAAAACCACCACATACATATATGTGCCGTCTAAGATGGAACCTCAGANNNNNNNNNNNNNNNNNNNNNNNNNNNNNNNNNNNNNNNNNNNNNNNNNNNNNNNNNNNNNNNNNNNNNNNNNNNNNNNNNNNNNNNNNNNNNNNNNNNNNNNNNNNNNNNNNNNNNNNNNNNNNNNNNNNNNNNNNNNNNNNNNNNNNNNNNNNNNNNNNNNNNNNNNNNNNNNNNNNNNNNNNNNNNNNNNNNNNNNNNNNNNNNNNNNNNNNNNNNNNNNNNNNNNNNNNNNNNNNNNNNNNNNNNNNNNNNNNNNNNNNNNNNNNNNNNNNNNNNNNNNNNNNNNNNNNNNNNNNNNNNNNNNNNNNNNNNNNNNNNNNNNNNNNNNNNNNNNNNNNNNNNNNNNNNNNNNNNNNNNNNNNNNNNNNNNNNNNNNNNNNNNNNNNNNNNNNNNNNNNNNNNNNNNNNNNNNNNNNNNNNNNNNNNNNNNNNNNNNNNNNNNNNNNNNNNNNNNNNNNNNNNNNNNNNNNNNNNNNNNNNNNNNNNNNNNNNNNNNNNNNNNNNNNNNNNNNNNNNNNNNNNNNNNNNNNNNNNNNNNNNNNNNNNNNNNNNNNNNNNNNNNNNNNNNNNNNNNNNNNNNNNNNNNNNNNNNNNNNNNNNNNNNNNNNNNNNNNNNNNNNNNNNNNNNNNNNNNNNNNNNNNNNNNNNNNNNNNNNNNNNNNNNNNNNNNNNNNNNNNNNNNNNNNNNNNNNNNNNNNNNNNNNNNNNNNNNNNNNNNNNNNNNNNNNNNNNNNNNNNNNNNNNNNNNNNNNNNNNNNNNNNNNNNNNNNNNNNNNNNNNNNNNNNNNNNNNNNNNNNNNNNNNNNNNNNNNNNNNNNNNNNNNNNNNNNNNNNNNNNNNNNNNNNNNNNNNNNNNNNNNNNNNNNNNNNNNNNNNNNNNNNNNNNNNNNNNNNNNNNNNNNNNNNNNNNNNNNNNNNNNNNNNNNNNNNNNNNNNNNNNNNNNNNAAGATCAACCATCAGGTTGCAATCCGACATTAGATCCCTTAAGGATCCAGCATAGCAGAATGGTCTGCTGCTGTATGAGCTCCATAAAGATTTGTCATAAGATTAAAAGGAGACATCTAATCTGTCGGATACCAAAGAAGTATTGTAGCCCATAAAGCTTATGAGATCTATGACCTAAGGTCATTAAGATATGAACGCAAGGAATAAGACATTACTTAAAGCAAAGAAATTGATGTCCACATGTGAGATACATGAGAGTGTGTTCGGCCGAAGAGCCATGATAAGAGATTATAAAACCTCAAAGCAATAATCATTGAACACTCATAAGATTAATAAGTGGACATGTATGGACGTGGTCTATGGACTGGACATTGATCGACCAGATTGAAACATGGCAGAATGGTTATCATAGTTAACCAAAAGTAAAGAGTATAGAAGTAGATGATCACGTCTGAATCATGAATACATGCAAACACGTTTTGCAAAGACCAACATGTGATTCCCGAGGACAATGTGGTTCACATTGCTTAACACACATGCTTTAAACGGGACACTCAGTGTCAAAGGACATGAGAAACGACCTAAGAGGTCTTAATTACGGTGCAGTAATGAAACTGGCCGATTACTCTCTTCCTACACAGACAGGATAGATCACGCATTAAGATGCGTAGTATGTAGAACCTATACCGAGGTTCACATCAGGGGGAGTAGTGCGTGTTGTACTCTTTTTCCTTCACCATGGTTTTGTCCCACTGGATTTTCCTGATAAGGTTTTAACGAGGCAACATTAAGCGTACTACAAATCATGTATGATTATGGCATCCAATGGGGAGTGTTATGAACAATGTGGATTGCCATTAACCAAGGCAAGAAGAGATGGCCTATCAGGCCACAACCAGGCCCAACCACAGCCGTGTCCAAGAGGAGAGAGAGAGAAAGCCGACTACAGAAGAGAGAGAGGCGGCTTATAGAGAAAAGGAAATCATCTTTCCTTTTTCCTATTAGATGTTATCTTTTATTTTATGTATTTAGTAGATTTCCTATTTTATGTAAGATTAGGATAATTACTCTTTCCATTTATCTCTATCTTGTAATCTTTATATAAAAAACCCCTTTTGATGATTAATAATACACACAAAATATTCAAAAAACCCTTCGTTCACAACATTTCCTACAATCAACTCTAACGAGAAAAGTTTTTTTCGTCTTTTTATACGGAGACAAAAGTTAAAACAGAACAGTATTGGAATCTACTAGAATCTTTCCATGTATAAATTTTTTATCTTCGTACTAAATATTTGAGATACGTCAACAGTGATAATGACAAAAACGAAGCTCCAATCAGAAAACCAAAATGTCACATTCCAATCTTTACGTTTACAAGCTACCAAATGCAAAACCGAAATTCAAAGGGTAGAATCGAGACGAGCACAAACGCAGCAAGTATTAAACCAAAAGACAGATGCGAATTCTCAGTACTTAATGGGTGCAAGAACATCGAGCTGGGCTCCAAGTTTCTCCTCTGCAACCTTCTCGGCCTTAGTCCTGAGCTTGATGAGCTGTTTCTTACGCTCATACACAGCTTGTGACCTCTCCTTTCTCTTGACCTCAAGCTCCTGCAATATCATTATACAAATGGTTAAATCCCATTTTCTTCCAGTTGATGTCTACATAACTAAAAATGAATAGAACATGCGCAGGATTTACCAGACCATCTTCATTTTTACTACATTATCAACTCAGCATTCATACAATGAAAGAGATGTTTCAGTAAAATGCAAACCTACCACCCCAACAATATCTGGTCATGGTACTACTAAAAAGACCCACATAATATTTTAATGTATCATCAACTCTCTACTTATAGGGTTCTTCAAAACTCAATATTATATTTATGAAAACAATCGTAAATTAAGAAACATTTGTTCCCTAAACTTTGTATACAGAAAAGGGGACATACCTTGATGGTGTCGTAGTGATTCCAGCCAACCTCAGAAGAAAGACGGCCCAATAAGCAGTACTTGTGACCAGCTTGGAGCCTCAAGACCCTACGCAATACAAAATGAAACCAGTTGATAGCTGAAACAGATTGGGCATTATCTATTAAAAAGAAAAGAAAAGTTGCACGAATATATTACTTGAGAGCATCAGGAATGACCATTCTCTTAACCTTGTCGTAAGGAGGAGGGACTCCTTCAAAAACCTTCAAACGGTCAAGAGCAGCAGCTCCACGCTTGGTCTTGTGTGGAATCATCCTGTTACACAATCACAAACTACTTGAAAACATCCTCTCACACCTCTTCCAAACAGTTGACTTCTAAAACAGACAAATTACATAAAGAAACCTTCACCAAAATGATTCATTTTCAACAGCAGCAGCCATAGCTAAAAAAGATACTAGTACGTGATATTGCTATAGTCCTGCATACATTTACTGATCTTCATTTTAAAGTTTTGCAATAGAAGCAAGAACAGCAGTTCTAAGAAATGTAGAGATTAAGAAAACGAACCCACGAACGGTACGCCAGAAGATCTTAGAGGGAGCCCTGAAGTGAATGGGACCGTGAGAAGGCTTAGTGTTCATGCGCTTCCTGAGAAACCTCATGTACTTCATCTTCTGTCGAACCAATCCACCTGACAGACAAATCTCCTCACATCGGACAACAACCACTCTCTGTCCGTTGAGCAACTCCTTAGCGATGATGGAAGCAAGACGCCCCAACATGTGGTGCCTTGCATCGACCACGACGCGCTTTGCGCATATCCCTGAACCAGACACCATCTCTCGATTGATTCGATTCTCTCGGGCTGCTTCCTCCTTCCCAAAGATTAAGAGTGTAGACCCAGTGGCGGATTATATATGACGCGGCTAGTAGAAAACATTAGGGTTTCTCGTCTAAAACCTAATGTTAATGGGCTTTTGTAATTAGCTTTTAGGCCCAATAAAAGCCTCTTAACCTTTACTTTATTCTGTTTCTTGTCATTCTTCGAAGGGATTCGGGTTCTTCTTCTGTCACCAGAGACGGAGGACAGACTTCAATGAATATAGCTTCGAGGATTCGACGAAGTTTCTTCAGAGAGGAGAAGAGGAAACTTCCTATTGTAAATGGATCATCGAGCAGGAACGAAGATGATTTGCTAGGAGTGACTGATGAATTGATCGATCACGTCAGATCTTTCACCATTGACACGTTTAAGAACTTCTCTCTCTACGGTAATTTCGAATCCGAGTCTCAATTTGATGATTTTTTTTTCTCGATTGGTGAACAAGCAAGCAGTAGTGATATGGGGATTATGTTTCTGAAAGTAGACGAAGAAGCGTGTGTAAATCCTTTGGAAGAAGATGAAGAATACAATGGAGTGAGCTCCTCTGAGAATGTGAAGAAGGATTTGTCTGACTGGCAGGAGAGACACGCCGTTCTCGTCTTGTCCAAATCCAAGGTTTTTGATCCTTCTCTTTGTCTCAATGACTTGAATCTGCCGAGTTCTTGCTGTTCAAGATGATTTTGTTTTACCGATTAGTAACATTGAGTTAAATCTTATAGAAAGCTTTCGAAGCTGAACTTTGTAACATTGATTTAAATCTTATAGAAAGCTTTCGAAGCTGAAAAAGATTTTTTTTTTTTTTTTTTTTTTTTTTTTTTTTGGCAATTGCAGGAACTCTCACAGCTGAGATTTAAGTTATGCCCACGTCTCTTAAAGGAAGATCACTTTTGGAAGATATACTTCAAACTTGTCAGGAACCTTGTTGCAAAGTAACTACTTTCTTCCTTTGAGATTCCTCCATGTGTTATATACCATTTTATGGAATTGCTGTTTGAACCTATTAAAGAATTATATGATTGGTATAATCGAAATTGTTTTTGCAGATATGAGGTGCAAGCAATCCAACAGGCAATAATCACAAGTATGGCCATGGAAGCTTCTGAAATCAAAGGTGTTTATGAAGTTGAAATGTCAGAAACCAGGCCAAATTTGACTAGTACCGGCGGACCTGCAACTCCATGAAAGCTTAGTAGCTTAAGACAGGTGTTGTAACTTACAGACTAGTAAACTCTTGCTGTTGTAATCTAAGGCTGCACTTATTCTAAACACGTAGATTTTTTTGCTTTTTACAGCTTATTAGACGGGTTCAGTAACGAAAACCAATATATACTGAATCAGCACCGCTTGATCGGTTAAATATTATTCCATGTGTTTAAAGCGTGACAAACCCCTAAGAAATGATACTAGTGATTGCAGTACCAATTCATGGCAGTACTTTGGCCAAATAAACCAAGTGACTCTCCCAAAGTCCGAATAACAAACTCTGCAACATGCAGATTTTTCTTCCCATGATCGTTGCTTTCTTACGGTTTTGCTTCACAATGTTGTATAAAAGAATGATTCAACCACCAAAAACCAAAGTATTGAATCAACCGGGCTTGAATTTGATTGGTAAATATTATTCCGGGTGACAAAACCAACAAGGTTTACGCATCTTCAAAAATTGATCATGTGATTTCAGTATATGCAGGGTGGTGTTTACGGCTTATGTAGTAATAAGAATTGACATCATTATCTCATGTTTTGAATCGGATGAACAAATTATCCAAAGAGCTGACATATTTACATGAGCCAAGATACAAAAAGCAGCAACTGCTACACAGAATTATCGATAAAGAAAATAGGTTCTGAAAAGCCTGCGAGTGACTAACGTTTTTGTCCAGAGGAGGGCTACTTTTGGAACTTGAAACCAGCGTTTATATCTTTTAAAGTAAATCAGATGGCACAAACCGAACCACAAACTCAGAGAAAAAAGCTTGAGGAAGTGATTTATATAAAATCCCTTAATCAACTACCCAATTATATCTATTCTCTTTTCAAAAGAAAAAAAAAAAAAAAACTACCCAATACCTGAAATAACCGATTCGAACAGAAATGTCCGTGTCTAGACAGAACCACAAACTCAGAAGAAAAAAAAGCTCGAGGAAATGATTCAGAGAACATAGACATATCTTGCCAGTAAAACTTATAACTTTTTGTTTTCTTGCAAATTAGGGAGATTAAACATTACATTATTACCTTATCTAACAAGTTATCCACGACCCCTAAATAAAAAAAAAACCAAACGCTCCCTCATGTCTGCGGTTTTAAAGTTGCTTCTTCTCTTTTAGACTAGTCTGTGCTGTGTTAAAAAAAAAATAGACTAGTCTGTGCGGTATAAGTATTTTCAGTTCTTTGATTATTATTATTTTCTTTTTGACAAAATACATGAGCAACCAAATGAAAACATAAAGTTTTGTATTTCTTGTTTGCGTTTTACGTTCATAGAGTAACAAATGAACTTAGTTTGAAAAACTACAATTTTTCTTTTTAAAACTATACGATCACAAACCACCTTCAACAAGTACACACCATGTCCCTCTCTCTAGACTGCTATTTCATTCTGGGCTTGATGATGTTGTCACATCAGAATCAGGAGGCCCTTCCTCGCTCTCATCACGGCCTTCATGGACCATCGGTCCGCCGACGAGGATACCAATAGAATTGAGATTGAGCAGAAGCTGACGAACCGATGCACGCTCAAACCTGTGGTCGGGAGTGTGTTGCTGGTTGAATCTCCCGGGAACTTTAGAAGGAGTCTCGTAACAGTCTTTGCAAAGGTCATACCCCATTTTCTCCTTGCAGTCTATGCACCTGTATCGCTCCCCTTCTATTGGATACACCTGCAAATGTCACATCACCACTCAGAATAATGAACTATAAACAACTCTGTTTAGAATAACAACAATGTACTTACTCCGCAAGAATCACAACCAACTCCGATGTGAACATCACAGGCAGGGTTTGCCCACCTCGGAAGACTGTTGTTGTTGTTGTTTTCGTCTGATGAGGATGTGCCTTCTTTGTAATACTTTTGAAAATCTACATATCAATGATTACAAAACTATGAATCTCTTGTGTACACAGATGATTCATAGAGTTCTCACAATGTAGCAACAACAACTTACTTCCTTTGCTATCAAGGGCAAGCGTTTTCTGAATCCCACTTCTCCTTGAACTGTATTCTTCAGGAAAGTATTCCTCCAAAAACTGCTCAAGAGCCAAACAAACTTTGGGAAATCTTCTCGGGTCACAAACATGACACTCTTTGCATTTGATCTTTTCGCTTTCTCGATCCATCATATCTACTACACAACCTTCGCAATACACTGCAAAAGGGATGACACATGACATAATAGGGGAAAACTCAGAAAGAAAGAAAGAAGATGATGATACCATGTCCGCAGTTGAGAACCACAGGTCGAACGAGCAGCTCCTTACATGCTGAACAGAGCAAATCATCTTTTGAAATGCCATTCTTAGGTAAGCCGTTCTCATGAACGTTAACAGTTTTTGCATCTTCTAGGGGTTCTGTATTAGAGCACTCATCTAAATACAATAGAATCATAAGCATAAAACAGTTTACTAGAGAGGGATCTCATATGTAAATACACTCACCAGAGACACTTAGAGACTGAAGCTTAGCCTTTGGTTCATCAATCTGAGGTGAGAAACAAGCTCGTGCTTGTTCATCCTCTGGAAACAAGACATTGAAGGAACAAAAGTTACTTACACCTGAACCCAACAGCATAGAGAAAGTGACACTCAAAGCAAAGAAGAACTCACTAAGAAGTTGTGCTTCTCTCTTGTTATGGG is a genomic window containing:
- the LOC106301537 gene encoding 60S ribosomal protein L13a-2-like gives rise to the protein MVSGSGICAKRVVVDARHHMLGRLASIIAKELLNGQRVVVVRCEEICLSGGLVRQKMKYMRFLRKRMNTKPSHGPIHFRAPSKIFWRTVRGMIPHKTKRGAAALDRLKVFEGVPPPYDKVKRMVIPDALKVLRLQAGHKYCLLGRLSSEVGWNHYDTIKELEVKRKERSQAVYERKKQLIKLRTKAEKVAEEKLGAQLDVLAPIKY
- the LOC106304012 gene encoding uncharacterized protein LOC106304012, translated to MNIASRIRRSFFREEKRKLPIVNGSSSRNEDDLLGVTDELIDHVRSFTIDTFKNFSLYDEEACVNPLEEDEEYNGVSSSENVKKDLSDWQERHAVLVLSKSKELSQLRFKLCPRLLKEDHFWKIYFKLVRNLVAKYEVQAIQQAIITSMAMEASEIKGVYEVEMSETRPNLTSTGGPATP
- the LOC106303599 gene encoding E3 ubiquitin-protein ligase PRT1-like isoform X1 — its product is MDYMTMIKDYEPQEEEEISDKFLCCVCLELLYKPIVLSCGHLSCFWCVHWSMSGLRVSHCPICRDPYLHFPTICLKLHFLLKKLYPITHNKREAQLLKDEQARACFSPQIDEPKAKLQSLSVSDECSNTEPLEDAKTVNVHENGLPKNGISKDDLLCSACKELLVRPVVLNCGHVYCEGCVVDMMDRESEKIKCKECHVCDPRRFPKVCLALEQFLEEYFPEEYSSRRSGIQKTLALDSKGNFQKYYKEGTSSSDENNNNNSLPRWANPACDVHIGVGCDSCGVYPIEGERYRCIDCKEKMGYDLCKDCYETPSKVPGRFNQQHTPDHRFERASVRQLLLNLNSIGILVGGPMVHEGRDESEEGPPDSDVTTSSSPE
- the LOC106303599 gene encoding E3 ubiquitin-protein ligase PRT1-like isoform X2, with amino-acid sequence MDYMTMIKDYEPQEEEEISDKFLCCVCLELLYKPIVLSCGHLSCFWCVHWSMSGLRVSHCPICRDPYLHFPTICLKLHFLLKKLYPITHNKREAQLLKDEQARACFSPQIDEPKAKLQSLSVSEPLEDAKTVNVHENGLPKNGISKDDLLCSACKELLVRPVVLNCGHVYCEGCVVDMMDRESEKIKCKECHVCDPRRFPKVCLALEQFLEEYFPEEYSSRRSGIQKTLALDSKGNFQKYYKEGTSSSDENNNNNSLPRWANPACDVHIGVGCDSCGVYPIEGERYRCIDCKEKMGYDLCKDCYETPSKVPGRFNQQHTPDHRFERASVRQLLLNLNSIGILVGGPMVHEGRDESEEGPPDSDVTTSSSPE